One genomic segment of Mycolicibacterium chubuense NBB4 includes these proteins:
- a CDS encoding ABC transporter permease subunit translates to MSPAQRLIADTIRERRRGAIIWILGGAAVMVVMALALESELARFEGGREALAASVQAGAEAMRLLRWPAERLDTLGGYITYHNVTLFAYFLSVYALVQGCRAIRGAETTQVLEPVLATGRPRTAVLLERAIGFGIVLLTIAVGLGAGLTLAMAMGGEPNAVGSFLTAVACGICAFVAYALGVAVSQLIGTARSAAGVVALAVTVLYLLTNIWDRIGALGVIRFVSPFYYFGQSRALVPGHGFSISAAVTSLAMSVALLGLAAWAFERRDVGAPLWVRRPGPLALPTRVQRPALRRLWSAILLRERTGLLVWVISAGFGMGLMAWLEPNVIDVWSKFGFTKNLSAIDPRFSPTDQYLSFAAEILAPILAALVVTRAAAWIADLDQGRVEIILSTPLSWARLVAQRLIALLVEAALVIVGAVAGLVIVAVAVGANVRIVGVLRLAATTYLLAVALGALAALLVAWLRTNVAVTAMSILFGASYVFLLLVLLFGWPDWLAKLSLFGAIGHPYLRAPPVEGLVFLAVLAIVSAAAAAAVAQRSPKVR, encoded by the coding sequence ATGAGTCCAGCGCAGCGGCTCATCGCTGACACGATTCGGGAACGCCGGCGCGGTGCGATCATTTGGATCCTCGGCGGCGCGGCCGTGATGGTCGTCATGGCATTGGCGTTGGAGAGCGAACTGGCGCGCTTCGAGGGCGGTCGCGAGGCGCTGGCGGCCAGTGTGCAGGCCGGAGCTGAAGCGATGCGGCTGCTGCGGTGGCCCGCCGAACGCCTGGACACTCTCGGCGGCTATATCACGTACCACAACGTCACCCTGTTCGCGTATTTCCTGAGCGTTTACGCGCTTGTTCAGGGGTGCCGCGCAATTCGAGGGGCCGAGACCACCCAGGTGCTCGAACCGGTCCTGGCCACCGGCCGACCGCGTACGGCCGTTCTCCTAGAGCGGGCGATCGGCTTCGGCATCGTGTTGCTCACGATCGCGGTCGGGCTAGGGGCGGGTCTGACCTTGGCCATGGCGATGGGCGGCGAGCCGAATGCGGTCGGGTCATTTCTCACCGCCGTCGCGTGCGGGATCTGCGCCTTCGTCGCCTATGCGTTGGGGGTTGCGGTGTCGCAGCTGATCGGAACGGCTCGCTCGGCGGCCGGCGTGGTCGCGTTGGCCGTGACGGTGCTGTACCTATTGACGAATATCTGGGACCGGATCGGCGCCCTCGGTGTCATCCGGTTCGTCTCACCCTTCTACTATTTCGGCCAATCGCGGGCGCTGGTACCGGGTCACGGGTTCAGCATTTCCGCCGCGGTGACGTCGCTTGCGATGTCGGTGGCACTGCTTGGGTTGGCGGCGTGGGCTTTTGAGCGGCGTGATGTCGGCGCGCCACTCTGGGTGCGCCGGCCAGGACCGCTTGCTCTGCCCACGCGCGTGCAACGACCGGCGCTCCGGCGGCTGTGGTCGGCGATCCTGTTGCGCGAGCGGACAGGCCTGCTGGTGTGGGTGATCTCCGCCGGTTTCGGGATGGGTCTGATGGCCTGGCTGGAGCCCAACGTCATCGACGTGTGGAGCAAGTTCGGCTTCACCAAGAACCTCAGCGCTATCGATCCACGGTTCAGCCCTACCGACCAGTATCTGTCTTTCGCCGCCGAGATCCTCGCCCCCATCCTCGCGGCTTTGGTCGTCACGCGGGCTGCGGCCTGGATCGCCGACCTGGACCAGGGCCGTGTCGAGATCATCCTCTCGACACCGCTGTCCTGGGCCCGACTGGTCGCCCAGCGTCTGATCGCGCTGCTCGTCGAGGCGGCGCTGGTCATCGTGGGTGCGGTCGCCGGACTCGTCATCGTTGCGGTCGCGGTCGGGGCAAATGTCCGAATTGTCGGCGTGCTGCGGCTCGCCGCAACGACGTATCTGTTGGCGGTGGCTCTCGGCGCGCTGGCCGCGCTGTTGGTCGCCTGGCTGCGGACGAATGTCGCGGTCACGGCGATGTCGATTCTGTTCGGCGCCTCCTATGTGTTCCTGCTACTGGTCCTGTTGTTCGGTTGGCCGGACTGGTTGGCGAAGCTGTCGCTGTTCGGCGCGATCGGTCATCCCTACCTCCGCGCCCCGCCCGTCGAGGGCCTGGTATTCCTGGCCGTGCTCGCCATCGTGAGTGCGGCAGCAGCCGCCGCGGTCGCGCAGCGGTCACCGAAGGTGAGATGA
- a CDS encoding TetR/AcrR family transcriptional regulator produces the protein MSTSKLSGGLRQRKKAQTRLAIRREAFRLFDERGFADTTVEQIAAAADISPRTFYRYFNAKEAVLICDQSGPIVDAMLKAPRDLSPVAAYRHAVNAYFGSLTDEEREDAIIGQHMLYSVPEARGLLYSEYVHMIDLMADALVVRPKAPSDAAECRVIAGAIVGVLMAASDNTPLPEDALARSLDILAEKLHR, from the coding sequence GTGTCGACGTCCAAGCTCAGCGGGGGCTTGCGGCAACGGAAGAAGGCGCAAACGCGGCTGGCGATTCGCCGTGAAGCTTTCCGGTTGTTCGACGAGCGAGGATTCGCCGACACCACGGTCGAGCAGATCGCCGCGGCGGCCGACATCTCTCCGCGCACCTTCTACCGCTATTTCAACGCCAAAGAGGCGGTGTTGATTTGCGATCAGAGCGGGCCGATCGTGGACGCGATGTTGAAGGCGCCGCGCGATCTGTCACCGGTCGCCGCCTACCGCCACGCAGTAAACGCCTACTTCGGGAGCCTCACCGACGAAGAGCGCGAGGATGCGATCATCGGTCAGCACATGTTGTACTCCGTGCCGGAAGCGCGCGGCTTGCTGTACTCCGAGTACGTGCACATGATCGATCTGATGGCCGACGCGCTCGTCGTGCGACCGAAGGCGCCCTCCGACGCCGCCGAGTGCCGGGTCATCGCCGGAGCCATCGTCGGGGTGCTGATGGCCGCTTCGGACAACACCCCTTTGCCCGAGGATGCGCTCGCGCGCAGCCTGGACATCTTGGCGGAGAAGTTGCACCGGTGA
- a CDS encoding ATP-binding protein has translation MGDGDQVASVDQLLDRAVAAINRGDQATAATLAGQVLAVDRGNPEAEDLLTPPPSGGEIRRLTILFVDLVDSTVMSTTLEPETCRTIVGRYHDLVHAVVERYAGHICSTKGDGLLAVFGHPEAHEDDAHRAVLAALEINREVTRLSEQAKRRFGVGIAARVGVHRGLVYLDIERDDIFGMAANVAQRVSTLAPSGAVVVSDAVVPLLGEVFELQERPPVSVKGVATPIAHHLVLGERADAARVGAGRGPLVGRERELTRLENSWRRAQEGTLRLPGVVFRGEPGIGKSRLAAAAVERVEASGAVVLELIGSPLHTDAGLYPVRTLLERRCGIDRTAGPAERLRLVRAEAAAQGLNPLRMVSLLAPVLGIPADAGYAPVRAEGRRLYDLITTAVEEYLLACFGRGAGLVIAEDVQWFDPSTLEVLGRLLEAGEGRLLVVITGQEGTWLPPGWPVKVFDLEPLTDEEIDTLITALNPRLSPQDRAAVRDRGDGIPFYIEQILQSVGDQRGRTEVPDALYEPLLARLHASANAVPVVEAAAVIGRRFDRGLLCAICTQSRDEIDDVLDQLEDALVIEPTGTDSWRFRGNLLHEVACELAPASVRKMLHSKAADALVRGSVGGDPDWRLVAGHYEQGERFDDAISAYRQASAAARRRGALAEARTYLTLAIAQLEHIAPGPGRDRREIGLRLERGLLAAAIEGNQNPTAVDDLERCLQLGGTDLHDDELVATMVALMVYYFTRADLNRVVRVLESLRTGFKQGKQWLGPVIEASFGVLEWFRGEFDASAVHLGHGTPELLSTTQLEIMWYQPNDPITTARLHLAMARFVHGDMKGAEEQLAQEARRLGELGFPQGRFSAAFADFVEIWMRIEAGQLHRAGVLAADLIDQAEQHGFDAWRLWGHVQLAAVNAAAAMDGHDTAELSAHIAGMTKLVDVLGRAGLNAYLTFFDGVLGRLLTAAGQLDRARDRFGTALARAEESGMHFYDAELLRLRAATHASPAAGQEDVSAALELARRQGATLFELRAALDDFDRRGEPARASVLGAVSRFPADSLCPEVRRAEAIVHCVE, from the coding sequence GTGGGCGATGGCGATCAAGTCGCCTCAGTTGATCAGTTGCTTGATCGGGCGGTGGCCGCGATCAATCGGGGCGACCAGGCAACCGCCGCCACCCTCGCGGGTCAGGTGCTCGCCGTCGACCGCGGGAACCCGGAGGCCGAGGATTTACTTACCCCGCCGCCGAGCGGGGGCGAGATCCGGCGTCTGACAATTCTTTTCGTAGATCTCGTCGATTCGACCGTGATGTCGACAACGCTCGAGCCGGAAACCTGTCGAACGATCGTGGGTCGCTACCACGACTTGGTACACGCGGTCGTAGAGCGTTACGCCGGACACATCTGTTCGACCAAAGGGGACGGTCTACTGGCGGTGTTCGGTCATCCGGAAGCCCATGAAGACGACGCTCACCGCGCAGTCCTGGCTGCACTCGAGATCAACCGTGAAGTCACCCGACTCAGCGAGCAGGCCAAGCGCCGATTCGGGGTTGGCATCGCCGCCCGCGTGGGAGTGCATCGCGGACTGGTCTACCTCGACATCGAACGAGATGACATCTTCGGGATGGCGGCCAACGTGGCGCAACGGGTGTCGACGCTCGCGCCGTCGGGTGCGGTGGTGGTCTCGGATGCGGTCGTTCCACTGCTCGGTGAGGTGTTCGAGTTGCAGGAGCGACCGCCTGTTTCGGTCAAGGGTGTCGCCACGCCGATCGCCCATCACCTCGTCCTCGGTGAGCGGGCCGACGCCGCGCGGGTAGGTGCGGGCCGAGGCCCGCTGGTGGGGCGGGAACGCGAACTGACGCGCCTCGAGAACTCCTGGCGCCGTGCACAAGAAGGCACACTGCGGCTGCCGGGAGTGGTGTTTCGCGGTGAGCCTGGCATCGGTAAGTCCCGGCTGGCGGCCGCGGCCGTAGAGAGGGTGGAGGCATCGGGTGCGGTGGTACTCGAGCTGATCGGATCACCTCTGCACACCGACGCAGGTCTGTACCCCGTGCGCACGCTGTTGGAGCGGCGCTGCGGCATCGATCGCACCGCCGGCCCGGCGGAGCGACTGCGACTGGTTCGGGCGGAGGCGGCGGCCCAGGGCCTCAATCCGTTACGGATGGTCTCATTGCTGGCGCCGGTCCTGGGCATTCCCGCCGATGCCGGTTATGCACCTGTGCGGGCCGAGGGCCGACGGCTCTACGACCTGATCACCACCGCGGTCGAGGAGTATCTGCTTGCCTGCTTCGGCAGAGGCGCGGGACTCGTGATCGCCGAGGACGTCCAATGGTTCGATCCATCCACGCTGGAGGTGCTGGGGCGGCTGCTGGAGGCAGGTGAAGGGCGGCTCCTCGTCGTCATCACGGGACAGGAGGGAACCTGGCTACCACCGGGTTGGCCGGTCAAGGTGTTCGATCTCGAACCGTTGACCGACGAAGAGATCGACACACTGATCACCGCGCTCAATCCGCGGTTGTCGCCGCAGGATCGTGCCGCCGTGCGCGACCGCGGCGACGGCATCCCGTTCTACATCGAGCAGATCCTGCAGTCGGTCGGCGATCAGCGAGGACGGACCGAAGTCCCTGATGCGTTGTATGAACCGCTGCTCGCCCGACTGCACGCAAGTGCCAACGCGGTACCGGTCGTCGAGGCTGCGGCCGTCATCGGCCGCCGATTCGATCGCGGCCTGCTGTGCGCGATCTGCACCCAGAGCAGAGACGAGATCGACGATGTCCTCGACCAGCTCGAGGACGCACTCGTGATCGAACCGACCGGAACCGACAGCTGGCGGTTTCGGGGCAACCTGCTGCACGAGGTCGCCTGCGAACTGGCCCCGGCCAGCGTGCGAAAGATGTTGCACAGCAAGGCCGCCGATGCACTTGTACGCGGTTCGGTGGGCGGTGACCCGGACTGGCGGCTGGTGGCCGGCCACTACGAGCAAGGCGAGCGTTTCGACGACGCGATATCAGCCTATCGGCAGGCGTCGGCCGCCGCACGCCGTCGCGGCGCGCTGGCGGAGGCGCGCACGTATCTGACCCTCGCCATCGCCCAACTCGAGCACATCGCGCCCGGGCCGGGACGCGACCGGCGCGAAATAGGGCTGCGGCTGGAGCGAGGACTACTCGCGGCCGCCATCGAAGGAAATCAAAACCCGACTGCCGTCGATGATCTCGAACGCTGTCTGCAACTCGGCGGGACAGATCTGCACGACGACGAGCTCGTCGCGACGATGGTCGCCCTCATGGTCTACTACTTCACCCGAGCCGATCTGAACCGTGTGGTTCGGGTGCTGGAGTCGCTACGCACCGGCTTCAAGCAGGGAAAGCAGTGGTTGGGTCCGGTCATCGAGGCATCGTTCGGTGTGCTGGAGTGGTTTCGCGGCGAGTTCGACGCCTCTGCCGTCCACTTGGGGCACGGCACGCCCGAACTGCTGTCGACCACGCAGCTCGAGATCATGTGGTACCAACCGAACGACCCCATCACCACGGCACGCCTCCACCTGGCCATGGCGAGGTTCGTGCACGGTGACATGAAGGGCGCCGAAGAGCAGCTCGCCCAGGAGGCTCGCCGGCTCGGCGAGCTCGGGTTCCCGCAGGGCCGGTTCAGCGCTGCCTTCGCCGACTTCGTCGAGATATGGATGCGGATCGAAGCCGGCCAACTTCACCGGGCCGGGGTGCTCGCCGCGGACCTGATCGATCAGGCCGAACAGCACGGCTTTGACGCGTGGAGGCTTTGGGGCCATGTCCAACTCGCAGCCGTCAATGCTGCCGCGGCGATGGATGGCCATGACACCGCCGAGTTGTCTGCGCACATCGCCGGCATGACCAAGCTGGTCGATGTCTTGGGCAGGGCCGGACTCAACGCCTACCTCACGTTCTTCGACGGTGTCCTCGGCCGATTGCTGACGGCCGCCGGCCAACTCGATCGGGCCCGCGATCGGTTCGGCACCGCGCTCGCGCGTGCCGAAGAGTCCGGGATGCATTTCTACGACGCCGAACTGTTGCGGCTGCGCGCCGCCACCCACGCCAGCCCCGCCGCCGGCCAAGAAGACGTGAGCGCCGCGCTGGAACTCGCGCGCCGCCAGGGCGCGACGCTGTTCGAATTGAGGGCGGCGCTGGATGATTTCGATCGGCGCGGAGAGCCTGCGCGCGCCTCGGTCCTCGGCGCTGTCAGCCGCTTCCCTGCCGACAGCCTCTGCCCGGAAGTGCGACGAGCCGAGGCGATTGTCCACTGCGTCGAGTGA
- a CDS encoding LppW family protein has protein sequence MRRRLVDRATTMAIVCAVLLVNGCEAQVRGAPPVDGDSPHAAVVTQEPPTSALPEAAPTQPAASFDGLDARTRQATADAASSGADIEAVVLDRATGQVVSNGIDTPFPIASVVKLFIADDLLLQESQGATKLSAAERQALDTMLRSSDDGAAQTFWDRSGGDAIIDRVVARYGLTGTTAPDNGHWDVTQSTASDLVRYYAKLLDGTGGLPAEQANVIMDDLAHSTPTGTDGYPQRFGIPDGLYAEPVAVKQGWFCCWNGAAQLHVSTGVIGPDRRYVMAISSLDPSDAEAARATVTQAVKTMFPGGKI, from the coding sequence CAGGTCCGTGGTGCGCCGCCGGTTGACGGAGACAGCCCTCACGCAGCAGTGGTCACCCAGGAGCCTCCGACATCGGCGCTACCCGAAGCCGCGCCCACTCAGCCCGCGGCGTCGTTCGACGGACTCGACGCCCGCACCCGCCAGGCCACCGCCGACGCGGCATCCTCCGGTGCCGACATCGAAGCCGTCGTCCTGGACCGCGCCACCGGCCAGGTCGTCTCCAACGGAATCGACACGCCGTTTCCGATCGCGTCGGTGGTGAAGCTCTTCATCGCCGACGACCTGCTCCTGCAGGAGTCCCAAGGCGCGACGAAACTCTCAGCCGCCGAACGTCAGGCGCTCGACACCATGCTGCGCTCCTCCGATGACGGCGCGGCTCAGACCTTCTGGGACCGAAGCGGTGGAGACGCCATCATCGACCGCGTCGTGGCGCGGTACGGATTGACCGGCACCACAGCGCCCGACAACGGACACTGGGACGTCACGCAGAGCACCGCAAGCGATCTCGTCCGCTACTACGCCAAGCTGTTGGACGGCACCGGTGGCCTTCCGGCCGAGCAGGCCAACGTGATCATGGACGACCTCGCGCACTCCACACCGACGGGGACCGACGGATACCCGCAGCGGTTCGGCATCCCCGACGGTCTCTATGCCGAGCCTGTGGCGGTCAAGCAGGGCTGGTTCTGCTGCTGGAACGGCGCCGCCCAGTTGCACGTGTCCACCGGTGTGATCGGTCCCGACCGCCGCTACGTGATGGCCATCAGCTCCCTGGATCCCAGTGATGCCGAAGCCGCCCGCGCGACCGTCACTCAGGCCGTGAAAACGATGTTCCCGGGCGGCAAGATCTAG
- a CDS encoding LLM class flavin-dependent oxidoreductase, giving the protein MSGFGVGVGELPVNVRGVAAASVDASYQIAAAAGADSFWLADHLNSPYPRAVASTQYVGAARLMPDIDAYLEPWTTLGRTAGRHRIRRLRLGIGVTDTGRRNPAVTAQAVATLHLLTRGRAILGLGTGEREGNEPYGVDWSRPVTRFEEGLATIRALWDSKGALVTRDSPFFPLHNAVFTLPPYRGRWPEIWIASHAPRMLRITGRHADAWFPVLLFRPQDYAAGLDAVRSAASDAGRDPAAIRPATLFFAMTGRSRDEIDEALAGPFAKAAALNLPGEVWARHGVAHPMGPKASGLQDLLPQALDEQTVLAMTKDVPAALLKESILTGTPAEVIEQVAVWRDHGLRYAVVCNASAMQPSLYRGLAATLPFASIIRRLRRL; this is encoded by the coding sequence GTGAGCGGGTTCGGAGTAGGCGTGGGTGAACTGCCCGTCAACGTCCGCGGTGTGGCAGCGGCGTCCGTCGACGCCAGTTACCAGATCGCCGCGGCCGCCGGGGCCGACTCGTTCTGGCTGGCCGATCACCTCAACTCACCGTATCCGCGGGCGGTCGCGTCGACCCAGTACGTCGGAGCGGCGCGCCTGATGCCCGATATCGACGCCTACCTGGAGCCATGGACCACGCTGGGTCGTACGGCAGGCCGGCATCGCATCCGCCGGTTACGACTCGGCATCGGCGTCACCGACACCGGCCGTCGTAACCCCGCGGTCACCGCGCAAGCGGTCGCGACACTGCACCTGCTCACCCGCGGACGTGCCATCCTGGGCCTCGGCACTGGGGAGCGGGAAGGCAATGAGCCCTACGGCGTCGACTGGTCTCGACCGGTCACCCGATTCGAGGAGGGGCTGGCCACCATCCGGGCGTTGTGGGATTCGAAAGGCGCACTGGTGACCAGGGATTCGCCGTTCTTCCCGTTGCACAACGCGGTGTTCACGCTGCCGCCGTACCGGGGAAGGTGGCCGGAGATCTGGATCGCGTCACATGCACCACGAATGTTGCGGATCACCGGCCGTCATGCCGACGCCTGGTTTCCCGTGCTGCTGTTCCGGCCGCAAGACTATGCGGCCGGCCTCGACGCCGTCCGATCGGCGGCATCCGACGCCGGCCGCGACCCCGCGGCGATCCGTCCCGCGACGCTGTTCTTCGCGATGACCGGCCGCAGCCGTGATGAGATCGACGAAGCGCTGGCAGGTCCGTTCGCCAAGGCCGCCGCGCTCAATCTGCCGGGCGAGGTGTGGGCCCGCCACGGCGTCGCGCACCCGATGGGGCCGAAAGCATCGGGACTACAGGATCTTCTGCCGCAGGCGTTGGACGAGCAGACCGTCCTGGCGATGACCAAGGATGTCCCGGCGGCTCTGTTGAAGGAGTCCATCCTCACCGGAACGCCGGCGGAGGTGATCGAGCAGGTCGCCGTCTGGCGTGATCACGGGCTCCGCTACGCGGTGGTGTGCAACGCCAGTGCGATGCAGCCGAGCCTGTATCGCGGCCTGGCGGCGACGCTGCCCTTCGCGTCGATCATCCGCCGGCTCCGCAGACTCTGA
- a CDS encoding YbhB/YbcL family Raf kinase inhibitor-like protein: MLGTLSVLAVVAAGLATAAAVSAAPAQFELTSPAFADNSQIPAEFSCHGRNVPPPLQWQNAPQGTQSLALVVDDPDAVGGLYIHWVVSGIPPSATGMVDGVLPEGAHVSANSGGSATYLGPCPPAGTGVHHYRFQLFALKNSLTLTPATPARTAVQTITGAALAVASTVGLFGA, from the coding sequence ATGCTTGGAACCTTGTCGGTCCTGGCGGTCGTCGCGGCGGGCCTCGCTACAGCAGCGGCCGTCAGCGCAGCGCCGGCTCAGTTCGAGCTGACCAGTCCCGCTTTCGCCGACAACAGTCAGATTCCGGCGGAGTTCTCCTGCCACGGCCGCAACGTGCCACCACCCCTCCAATGGCAGAACGCGCCGCAAGGAACCCAGTCACTGGCGCTGGTCGTCGATGATCCAGACGCCGTGGGTGGCCTCTACATCCACTGGGTGGTCTCCGGGATACCGCCGTCGGCAACCGGGATGGTGGACGGCGTTCTCCCGGAGGGAGCGCACGTCAGCGCGAATTCCGGGGGTTCGGCAACCTACCTCGGTCCATGTCCACCCGCCGGTACGGGGGTGCATCACTACCGCTTCCAGTTGTTCGCCCTGAAAAACTCGTTGACGTTGACACCGGCGACACCGGCGCGTACTGCGGTTCAGACGATCACCGGCGCAGCGCTCGCCGTCGCGTCCACGGTTGGCCTGTTCGGCGCTTGA
- a CDS encoding ABC transporter ATP-binding protein yields the protein MTNDIAVACRGLTKDYGGGHGVCDLNLDVPRGEIFGLIGPNGAGKTTLIRLLMDFIRPDRGAATLLGMDTHRDSVELKRRIGYLPGELMQWPKVSAGYVIGLLAGLRGGVDEGYIESLAERLRLDLARHYEDLSHGNKQKVGLLQAFMARPELLILDEPTLGLDPLMQREFRLLIDEAAEAGATVLLSSHVLAEVELVCDRIALIHDGRLLEVGSLDELRAMRVHRIEAVFTGALDVAGLDRLPRVSEAAISDHRLTCSVQGSVTPLLERLAAANVVELDSREISLEEVFVRAVANESSAAAHR from the coding sequence GTGACGAACGACATCGCAGTGGCCTGCCGGGGGCTGACCAAGGATTACGGCGGTGGTCACGGCGTCTGCGACCTCAACTTGGATGTGCCGCGCGGCGAGATCTTCGGATTGATCGGCCCCAACGGTGCGGGAAAGACCACGCTGATCCGGCTCTTGATGGACTTCATCCGACCCGATCGCGGCGCCGCGACCCTGCTCGGCATGGACACACACCGGGATAGCGTCGAACTCAAGCGCAGAATCGGGTACTTGCCAGGGGAGCTGATGCAGTGGCCGAAGGTCAGCGCGGGATATGTGATCGGATTGCTGGCCGGCCTACGCGGCGGGGTCGACGAAGGCTACATCGAGTCTCTGGCCGAACGTCTCCGACTCGATCTCGCTCGCCACTACGAGGACCTGTCACATGGCAACAAGCAGAAAGTCGGACTGTTGCAGGCGTTCATGGCCCGTCCCGAGCTGTTGATCTTGGATGAGCCCACTCTGGGCCTGGATCCGTTGATGCAGAGGGAGTTTCGCCTCCTGATCGACGAGGCGGCCGAGGCGGGGGCGACAGTCCTCCTGTCGTCTCATGTGCTGGCCGAGGTTGAATTGGTCTGCGACAGAATCGCTTTGATACACGATGGCCGGTTGCTCGAGGTCGGTTCTCTCGACGAGCTGCGCGCGATGCGCGTCCACCGGATCGAGGCGGTTTTCACCGGAGCCCTCGACGTCGCCGGGCTCGACCGGCTTCCGCGGGTGAGCGAAGCGGCGATCAGCGACCACCGTCTGACCTGCTCGGTGCAGGGCTCCGTCACTCCGCTTCTCGAACGCCTCGCGGCGGCAAATGTCGTCGAACTGGACAGTCGCGAGATATCGCTCGAGGAGGTTTTCGTCCGTGCGGTGGCCAATGAGTCCAGCGCAGCGGCTCATCGCTGA
- a CDS encoding ATPase domain-containing protein codes for MTPSSHARAQPVPATAEVSVGLQKAPSGIRGLDEITRGGLPRGRTTLVTGGTGTGKTLLALQFLVCGARDYGEPGVLLTFEESAAKVSANVASLGFDLDTLQRDHLLVTDSFRVDPFDFAEAGEFDLEPVFLLLADSIERIGAKRVVLDTIEVLFDAFEKQSIVRAELRRLFTWLEERAVTAIVTGERGDGLTRHGIEEYVSDCVIVLDQRVREEVATRILRIVKYRGSAHETNEYPFLISARGFTVLPSTSVRLDYSVSEERLSTGVPRLDHMLGGGPFRGSTVLVSGGAGTGKTTLGAHLIDAACAR; via the coding sequence GTGACACCTTCGAGTCACGCTCGCGCACAACCTGTTCCGGCGACTGCCGAGGTCAGCGTCGGTCTTCAGAAGGCCCCTAGCGGGATCCGGGGCCTGGACGAGATCACCCGTGGTGGACTCCCGCGGGGCAGGACGACACTGGTCACCGGGGGCACCGGAACGGGTAAGACGCTGCTGGCCCTGCAGTTTCTCGTCTGCGGCGCGCGCGACTACGGCGAACCCGGGGTACTGCTGACGTTCGAGGAGTCGGCGGCGAAGGTCAGCGCCAACGTCGCGTCGCTGGGCTTCGACCTCGACACGTTGCAGCGCGACCACCTCCTGGTCACGGACTCCTTCCGGGTGGATCCGTTCGATTTCGCCGAAGCGGGTGAGTTCGATCTGGAGCCGGTGTTCCTGCTTCTCGCCGACTCGATCGAGCGAATCGGCGCCAAGCGCGTCGTCCTCGACACGATCGAGGTCCTCTTCGACGCTTTCGAGAAGCAGTCGATCGTCCGAGCCGAACTCCGCCGCTTGTTCACCTGGCTCGAGGAGCGGGCCGTGACGGCGATCGTGACCGGCGAGCGCGGCGACGGGCTCACCCGCCACGGCATCGAGGAGTACGTGTCGGACTGTGTGATCGTGCTGGACCAGCGGGTGCGCGAGGAGGTCGCGACGCGCATCCTGCGCATCGTCAAATACCGCGGATCGGCGCACGAGACCAACGAGTACCCGTTCCTGATCTCCGCGCGCGGCTTCACGGTGCTGCCGAGTACCTCGGTGCGTCTCGACTACAGCGTCTCCGAGGAGCGACTGTCGACGGGTGTGCCGCGCCTGGATCACATGCTCGGTGGTGGCCCCTTCCGCGGGTCGACCGTCCTCGTCAGCGGCGGCGCGGGTACCGGCAAGACGACGCTGGGAGCGCATCTCATCGACGCGGCGTGCGCGCGGTGA
- a CDS encoding MBL fold metallo-hydrolase yields the protein MTVVDELVPSRYAQRVGDIEVLVISDGVLPITASTLATNADAADLAAWLEDMFLPPEVLDWPLNVAVVRSGDQTILIDSGLGLEFPGFPRAGQLAMRLQAAGIAPAAVTDVVLTHLHMDHVGGLLADGLRGRMRPDLRIHLASAEAEFWSSPDFSRTVMPAPIPDVLRTTASRFLEVYRSQLRPFETEYEVAPGVRVCRTGGHTPGHSIVRVESGGQRLTFAGDAVFQPGFENPQWHNGFEHDPEEAARVRVRLLREMAATGESLVATHLSFPSVCRVAVAGDAFRFVPTVWDY from the coding sequence ATGACCGTGGTCGACGAACTGGTCCCCTCGCGCTACGCACAGCGCGTCGGTGACATCGAAGTGCTGGTGATCAGCGACGGGGTGCTGCCGATCACCGCATCGACGCTGGCGACCAATGCCGATGCCGCCGACCTGGCGGCGTGGCTGGAGGACATGTTCCTGCCGCCCGAGGTACTCGACTGGCCGCTGAACGTGGCTGTGGTCCGCAGCGGCGACCAGACCATCCTGATCGATTCCGGGCTGGGCCTGGAATTCCCGGGCTTCCCGCGGGCGGGGCAGCTGGCGATGCGCCTTCAGGCTGCGGGCATCGCACCTGCCGCGGTGACCGACGTGGTGCTCACCCACCTGCACATGGACCACGTCGGCGGTCTGCTCGCTGACGGGCTGAGAGGCCGGATGCGTCCGGACCTGCGAATCCACCTGGCGAGCGCCGAGGCCGAGTTCTGGTCATCTCCTGATTTCTCCCGGACCGTCATGCCGGCCCCGATTCCCGATGTTCTGCGCACCACCGCCTCGCGGTTCCTGGAGGTGTATCGCAGCCAGTTGCGGCCGTTCGAGACGGAGTACGAGGTGGCGCCGGGTGTTCGGGTCTGCCGCACCGGCGGTCACACCCCCGGGCACAGCATCGTGCGCGTGGAGTCCGGCGGCCAGCGGCTGACGTTCGCCGGCGACGCGGTGTTCCAACCGGGATTCGAGAATCCTCAGTGGCACAACGGATTCGAACACGACCCCGAGGAAGCGGCGCGCGTCCGGGTCCGACTCCTGCGGGAGATGGCGGCGACCGGTGAATCGCTGGTGGCCACTCACCTGTCGTTCCCGTCGGTCTGCCGGGTGGCCGTCGCCGGCGATGCCTTCCGCTTCGTCCCGACGGTCTGGGACTACTGA